The Actinomycetota bacterium DNA window GCCGCGATCGCGGCCTCGAGAAGGGCGCGCACGTCGGCCTCGGTCACCGGCGGGCCGTCGCTCAGGTCGCGGACACTACGGCGCGCGGCGATCACGTCGGCGAACTCCATCGATGCACCCTCCTGCACGACCGGTCCGGCACTGTCCGAGGAGCGCGCCCATTGTACGGCAGTCCGGCCGCCCGTCCCTGTCACGTGCCCGGCGTGAAGGGGAATCCCTCATCGTGTCGAACAACGCCCCCACAGGAGGTGGGAAGATGACGAACCCCCGTCCGGACGTGAACGACGAGGACATCGGCATGCGCGCGTTCGCGCTGCGCAGGGCGAGCGCCGTGGAGCGCGCCGTCGAGCGCATCAGGCACGCCCTCGGCCACAGGTGGGACCACTTCACGACCCACGAGATCGAGGAGCTCGAGTGGGTGCTCGGCGAGATGTGGTCCTACGTCGCCCGCGAGGAGTGGGACGAGCTGCGCTTCGGCCACCTGACCCTCGACGACCTGCGGCAGATCATCGCCCACGGGCGCGAGATCCGCGAGCACACCCGCAACACGGTCGACGCGCTGAACGACGTGCGCGCGATCGTGACCTCCAAGTCCTGAGACGCGCGCAGCGCTCAGCGCGCGACCACAAGGGCCCGGACGCTGGATGCGTCCGGGCCCTTGTGGTCATCCTCCGGGAAGGAGGTTGCGGAGCGGCGCCGTGCTTTCCCCCGGCCATGGGCGCCGCTCCACACCGTGCCTCGAGGCATCCGTCGCGGCCGCGCCGTCCCGGCGCGCCCGCCCCTAGTCGGCTGCCTGTGCTGCCTTCTTGCGTTCCAGCTTCTTCTTGACCTTCTTCAGCCGGAACAGGTCCTCGCGAGCGCGCTCGTCGAGCGTCTGACGGATGTAGGTGACCTGCTCGCGCAGGTTCGGCACCGTGATCTGCTCGAGGGCGTTCACGCGACGGTTGGTCTTGTTGATCTCCTCGCCCAGGCGCTTCAAACGCGTCTCGATGTCGGCGTACTCGATGATGACGTCGAGGATGCGCTCGTACTTGTCGGCGGTGTCGTCGACGCGCGACGAGACGCCCGTGACCGCGTAGCCGCGGGTGAACGACGAACGCACGGGCGACTCGCCCTTCGTGACCACCGGTACCGAGACGCCCATGATCTTGGTGCCGGACATGTCCACGACGATCTCGCCCTTGGTCGCCATGCCGGCGGACCGCAGCGAGACCGTGCCGTCGACCGCCTGGGCGACCGCGAGGGCGTACTGCGCCTCGTTGACGGCCTTTCCGAGCGAGCCGGACAGGCGCAGCGTCTCGTCCATGACGGACATGAACTCGATCAGCAGCGCGTCGCGCTTCTGCTTGAGCAGGTCCATGCCCTGCTGCGCGAGCGCGATCTGGCTGCGACGCTCGAGAAGTTCTGCTCGTGTCGGGCGGACTTCCTCCATGGCTCGACCGGCTCCCCTACGCCTCGGCCGCTTCTGCGTTCGGGTGGTACTTGGGGATGAAGTCGCGCACGCGCTTGAGCTCGCCCATCGGCAGGGCCGACATCAGGTCCCAGCCGATCGTCAGCGTGTCGATGATGCTGCGGCCCTCGTCGCCCTGGCCGACGATGCGCGCCTCGAACTCGTCGGCGAACCGCAGGTAGCGCCGGTCCGTCTCGGACAGCGCCTCCTCGCCGACGATTGCAACGAGTTTGCGCAGGTCACGGCCCTGTGCGTAGGCGGCGTACAGCTGGTTGGCGACGGCGCGGTGGTCGTCGCGCGTCTTCCCCTCGCCGATGCCGAGGTTCATCAGCCGGCTCAAGCACGGCAGCGTGTCGATCGGCGGGAACACGCCGCGGCGGTGCAGGTGCCGCGAGAGCACGATCTTGCCCTCGGGGGTGTACCCGGGGGGGTCGGGGGTCGGGGGCGGGGTGTTGTCGTCGGGCCTCGAGAGGAACGGCAGCTGGGTGGGCGAGCCCCGCCGGGCCCTGGTGGGGCCGGCGGGGTCGGCGGAGGTCGAGAGGGGCGGGTACAAGTAGGCCGGGTAGCCGCGGCGGCCCGGGACCTCCTCGCGCGCGGTCGAGACCTCGCGCAGCGCCTCGCAGTAGTTCGTCATGTCGGACAGGACGACGAGCACCTGCATGTCCTTCTCGAACGCCAGGTACTCGGCCACGGTCAGGGCGCACCGCGGGGTGAGCAGCCGCTCGACCGTCGGGTCGTCGGCGAGGTTCAAGAAGAAGACGACGCGCTCGAGCGCGCCGGTCTCCTCGAACTGCGACATGAAGTAGGACGCCTCTCGGTGCGTGATGCCCATCGCGCCGAACACGATGGCGAACTCCTCGCCGGAGACGACGCGCGCCTGGCGGATGATCTGCGCCGCGAGTTCGTTGGCCGGCAGGCCGGAGCCGGAGAAGATCGGCAGCTTCTGGCCGCGGACCAGCGTGTTCAGCCCGTCGATGGCCGAGATGCCGGTCTCGATGAAGTCGGCCGGCTTCTCGCGCGTGTACGGGTTGATCGGGTTGCCGGTGATGTCGAGGCGCTCCTCGGGGACGATGGGAGCGCCGCCGTCGATCGGCTTGCCGGTGCCGTTGAGCACGCGGCCGAGCAACTCGGGCGACACGTCGATCTTCGCGACCTCTTCCAGGAAGCGCACGCGCGTGACGTCGGCGTCGATGCCCTGCGTACCCTCGAAGACCTGGATGACGGCGGTCTCGCCGGCAATCTCGAGCACCTGGCCGGACCGGGTCGAGCCGTCCGGCAGGATGATGGCCACCATCTCGTTGTACGCGACCCCGTGCACGTTCTGCACGAAGATGAGCGGGCCCGTGACGTAGTTGAGCGTCCGGTACTCGGTGGTGAGCAGGGAGAGCGTCGTGGCCGGGGCCTCGGTCGTCGTCATCTAGTACACCTCGATCCCGGCGATCTCCTCGGAGATCTGCGCGGCGAGCTCCGGCATCATGCGCAGCGCCTCCTCGTGGGGGGTCGTCTTCATGCCCGCGATCCTGTCCTTGAACGGCAGCTCGAGGATCTGGCGCAGCGAGGCGCCACGGTTGAGCGCCGCGACCGACGCGTCGTAGAAAGCGAGGACGACCTTGAGCATCCAGTACGCCTTCTTCGGCGGGCAGTACGCGTCGACCTCGTCGAACGCGAACTGCTGCAGGAAGTCCTCGCGAAGCATGCGCGCGATCTCGAGGATGACCTTCTCGGACTCGGGCAGCGCGTCC harbors:
- a CDS encoding V-type ATP synthase subunit B, translated to MTTTEAPATTLSLLTTEYRTLNYVTGPLIFVQNVHGVAYNEMVAIILPDGSTRSGQVLEIAGETAVIQVFEGTQGIDADVTRVRFLEEVAKIDVSPELLGRVLNGTGKPIDGGAPIVPEERLDITGNPINPYTREKPADFIETGISAIDGLNTLVRGQKLPIFSGSGLPANELAAQIIRQARVVSGEEFAIVFGAMGITHREASYFMSQFEETGALERVVFFLNLADDPTVERLLTPRCALTVAEYLAFEKDMQVLVVLSDMTNYCEALREVSTAREEVPGRRGYPAYLYPPLSTSADPAGPTRARRGSPTQLPFLSRPDDNTPPPTPDPPGYTPEGKIVLSRHLHRRGVFPPIDTLPCLSRLMNLGIGEGKTRDDHRAVANQLYAAYAQGRDLRKLVAIVGEEALSETDRRYLRFADEFEARIVGQGDEGRSIIDTLTIGWDLMSALPMGELKRVRDFIPKYHPNAEAAEA
- a CDS encoding V-type ATP synthase subunit D; translation: MEEVRPTRAELLERRSQIALAQQGMDLLKQKRDALLIEFMSVMDETLRLSGSLGKAVNEAQYALAVAQAVDGTVSLRSAGMATKGEIVVDMSGTKIMGVSVPVVTKGESPVRSSFTRGYAVTGVSSRVDDTADKYERILDVIIEYADIETRLKRLGEEINKTNRRVNALEQITVPNLREQVTYIRQTLDERAREDLFRLKKVKKKLERKKAAQAAD